The proteins below are encoded in one region of Rhodoluna lacicola:
- the folP gene encoding dihydropteroate synthase, with translation MQTNNPAPKIMGVLNVTPDSFSDGGQFDSLAAALDHARVLIIGGANIIDVGGESTRPGAQRISTDEELARVIPVIEALSAELLNTGRNDVQISIDTMNASTALAALAAGAKIINDVSGGLADEKMFSVAAATGATLVISHWRGFSTEMDQLNQYQDVAREVAIELKNRIDVALATGVSKGKIVIDPGLGFAKDMDQNWKLVARLDELEKLGYPILVGASRKRFIAGALDADLEVSDSGAGTISNNRRDLATAVLTALLMQRKMWGVRVHNVVATSDAIAIVQALRDSN, from the coding sequence ATGCAGACCAATAATCCGGCACCAAAAATTATGGGGGTGCTAAATGTCACCCCAGATTCATTTAGCGATGGCGGCCAATTTGATTCGCTTGCTGCCGCGCTTGATCACGCACGCGTGCTGATTATCGGTGGAGCAAATATCATTGATGTTGGTGGTGAATCAACCAGACCTGGTGCGCAGCGAATCAGCACCGATGAAGAACTCGCCAGAGTGATTCCGGTGATTGAGGCCTTGAGTGCCGAGTTGCTAAACACCGGTCGCAACGACGTGCAAATTTCTATTGACACCATGAACGCATCAACTGCTTTGGCCGCGCTGGCCGCCGGTGCAAAAATCATCAACGATGTTTCTGGCGGTTTGGCCGACGAAAAAATGTTCTCGGTGGCCGCTGCTACCGGTGCAACGCTTGTGATTTCGCACTGGCGTGGTTTCAGCACTGAGATGGATCAACTAAATCAGTATCAAGATGTTGCCCGCGAAGTTGCCATTGAACTAAAAAACCGAATCGATGTGGCTCTGGCTACCGGGGTCAGCAAGGGAAAAATTGTGATTGACCCGGGTCTTGGTTTTGCCAAAGACATGGATCAGAACTGGAAGCTGGTGGCCAGGCTAGATGAGCTGGAAAAGCTTGGCTATCCAATTCTGGTTGGAGCCTCACGCAAGCGATTCATCGCCGGTGCGCTGGATGCCGACCTAGAGGTATCAGATTCCGGAGCAGGAACCATCTCAAATAATCGTCGCGATCTGGCAACCGCCGTGCTGACCGCACTGCTGATGCAGCGCAAAATGTGGGGAGTGCGGGTGCACAATGTGGTGGCCACCTCAGACGCAATTGCCATCGTTCAGGCACTGCGCGACTCCAATTAG
- a CDS encoding inorganic diphosphatase → MGYEAVIEIPRGSRNKYEVDHETGRVHLDRVLFTPFVYPIDYGFFDKTLGGDGDPLDALVILEFPVFPGVVVDVRPVGVLPMEDDGGIDEKVICVQTKDPRYAHIQDINDVPEQLKKELHHFFSHYKDLEPGKWVKVGEWQGKDVAERLIKEAYARFESGH, encoded by the coding sequence ATGGGTTACGAAGCAGTAATTGAAATTCCTCGCGGATCACGCAATAAGTACGAAGTTGATCACGAGACCGGTCGCGTGCACCTCGACCGCGTTCTATTCACTCCTTTTGTTTATCCAATTGACTACGGTTTCTTCGATAAGACCCTGGGTGGCGATGGCGACCCACTAGACGCGCTGGTAATTCTTGAGTTCCCGGTGTTCCCCGGTGTGGTTGTTGATGTTCGCCCGGTTGGCGTGCTTCCCATGGAAGACGATGGGGGCATCGACGAAAAGGTTATCTGCGTGCAGACCAAGGACCCTCGCTACGCACACATCCAGGACATCAACGACGTTCCTGAGCAGCTAAAGAAAGAACTGCATCACTTCTTCTCGCACTACAAAGATCTAGAGCCGGGCAAGTGGGTAAAGGTTGGCGAGTGGCAGGGTAAAGATGTTGCTGAGCGTCTAATCAAAGAGGCGTACGCGAGATTCGAGAGCGGCCACTAG
- the folK gene encoding 2-amino-4-hydroxy-6-hydroxymethyldihydropteridine diphosphokinase, producing MAEPVRAILAIGGNLGKRRKTIRSALKALAVTPGIKKVICSPLVESSAVTADGVDESKPNYLNGVVQIQTTLKPKELLEEIRRIETEHGRVRLERWGSRTLDIDIITYGDVLKAGKELTIPHPRAFERAFVLVPWAMLEPDAVLPGHGYVKELAAPMQSEVWLAK from the coding sequence ATGGCCGAACCGGTTCGTGCAATTTTGGCGATTGGTGGCAACCTCGGCAAGCGCCGCAAGACAATCCGCTCGGCACTCAAGGCACTAGCGGTCACACCCGGAATCAAAAAGGTGATTTGCTCACCGCTGGTTGAATCGTCGGCAGTCACGGCTGATGGCGTTGATGAATCTAAGCCAAATTATTTAAACGGTGTGGTGCAAATTCAAACCACGCTAAAGCCTAAAGAATTGCTCGAAGAAATTCGCCGCATAGAAACAGAGCACGGTCGCGTGCGATTGGAGCGTTGGGGTTCACGCACCCTAGACATTGACATCATTACCTACGGTGACGTGCTCAAGGCTGGAAAGGAATTGACCATTCCTCATCCGCGGGCATTTGAACGGGCATTTGTGTTGGTGCCCTGGGCCATGTTGGAACCCGATGCCGTTCTGCCGGGCCACGGTTATGTGAAAGAACTGGCTGCACCGATGCAGAGCGAAGTCTGGCTAGCAAAATGA
- the tilS gene encoding tRNA lysidine(34) synthetase TilS, whose amino-acid sequence MPESRPRLTPAIADVRRTVRECLEQAGIQADDLVLVACSGGADSLALAAAAAFEGPRFSGRAGESNGVRVGAVVIDHGMQPGSAEIAAETAHKLSVLGLYPVEIRTVTVGTDGGPEAAARTARYAAIDKVAEETGANAVLLGHTLNDQAETVLLGLARGSGGRSLNGMAAVSGNYLRPLLGITRQTTEAFCTDSGLEPWHDPMNKDQAYTRVRVRENLMPALEAELGPGIAEALARTAETLREDEEVLAELALDAYKRVAQERATRIDIGVAEFRALPLAIRHRVIALAALVLQAPMLARVHILAVDALVDDWHGQKPLTLPGIRVERTGETIALHTTKTLKTGAC is encoded by the coding sequence ATGCCCGAATCGCGACCAAGACTTACCCCGGCAATTGCCGATGTGCGTCGAACCGTGCGCGAATGTTTAGAGCAAGCCGGAATTCAAGCCGATGACCTGGTGCTGGTGGCCTGCTCGGGCGGTGCCGATTCGTTGGCACTGGCCGCGGCCGCGGCATTTGAAGGCCCAAGATTTTCGGGAAGAGCCGGCGAAAGCAATGGCGTGCGAGTTGGCGCGGTGGTCATCGATCACGGCATGCAACCGGGTTCCGCCGAAATTGCCGCAGAGACCGCACACAAGTTATCGGTGTTGGGTTTGTACCCGGTTGAAATTCGCACGGTGACTGTGGGCACCGATGGCGGACCCGAGGCAGCTGCCCGAACCGCAAGATACGCGGCCATCGATAAAGTCGCCGAAGAGACTGGCGCGAACGCGGTGTTGCTTGGCCACACCTTGAACGATCAGGCCGAAACAGTGCTGCTGGGTTTGGCTCGTGGCTCAGGTGGCCGAAGCCTGAATGGCATGGCGGCGGTTTCTGGCAACTACCTGCGCCCGCTGCTTGGAATCACTCGGCAAACCACAGAAGCCTTTTGCACCGATAGTGGCCTGGAGCCATGGCACGATCCGATGAATAAGGATCAGGCCTACACCCGGGTGCGGGTGCGCGAAAATCTGATGCCAGCACTAGAGGCCGAGCTTGGCCCGGGCATTGCCGAAGCGTTGGCCCGAACCGCCGAAACCCTGCGCGAAGACGAAGAGGTGCTAGCCGAGCTGGCTCTAGACGCTTATAAGAGGGTTGCCCAAGAGCGGGCCACGAGAATCGATATCGGTGTTGCAGAATTTAGGGCGCTGCCACTGGCCATTCGTCACCGCGTGATCGCGCTCGCCGCATTGGTTTTGCAAGCGCCGATGCTGGCCCGGGTGCATATTTTGGCTGTGGATGCCCTTGTGGATGACTGGCACGGACAGAAACCGCTGACTCTGCCAGGCATTAGAGTTGAACGCACGGGTGAAACCATTGCCCTACACACCACAAAAACTCTCAAAACAGGAGCCTGCTAA
- a CDS encoding DUF3180 domain-containing protein has translation MKPTKIMTLIGWAVSATTAGYLLPKLLVNSGGAIPISPWNIIITLPLIGIVLIVVAIPMFKYRKALISRAKDAAKPRPMPMNPFFAVRLVLLAKAISISGAIFSGWHLGVVWLQLTSPVVPSSTLQNVLGLIGALLMTICAIIVERICRIPDDGTATANLELQVD, from the coding sequence ATGAAGCCAACAAAAATTATGACTCTGATTGGTTGGGCGGTCTCAGCTACCACCGCCGGTTACCTGCTACCAAAACTTTTAGTGAATTCCGGCGGAGCCATCCCCATCTCGCCGTGGAACATCATCATCACGCTGCCACTAATTGGAATCGTATTGATCGTGGTTGCGATACCAATGTTTAAATATCGCAAGGCTCTGATTTCGCGAGCTAAGGATGCGGCCAAACCAAGACCCATGCCAATGAATCCGTTTTTTGCCGTGCGCTTGGTTTTGCTTGCCAAGGCGATTTCAATTTCTGGAGCAATCTTTAGCGGTTGGCACTTGGGTGTGGTCTGGTTGCAACTCACATCTCCGGTGGTTCCGTCATCCACCTTGCAAAACGTGTTGGGCCTGATTGGCGCGCTGCTCATGACGATTTGCGCAATCATCGTGGAAAGAATTTGCCGCATTCCCGATGACGGCACCGCCACTGCAAATTTGGAGTTACAGGTTGACTAG
- the ftsH gene encoding ATP-dependent zinc metalloprotease FtsH: MNFKKILAGPFVWIFVAVMVLLIGSNMVNGNSIKTVDTAYGLKLIQLGQAKEVTVLGTDQRVDVVLDSPDPKYGDHIQFYYVAPRGVQVAEIIAQSEITDGYNDDVQTTPWYLALLGTLLPFVIIGAIFWFLMSGLQGGNSRVMNFGKSKAKLVTKETSNVTFADVAGSDEALEELTEIKEFLKEPEKFQKVGAKIPRGVLLYGPPGTGKTLLAKAVAGEAGVPFFAISGSDFVEMFVGVGASRVRDLFEQAKQSAPAIIFVDEIDAVGRHRGAGIGGGNDEREQTLNQLLVEMDGFDSKTNVILIAATNRPDILDPALLRPGRFDRQIGVGAPDLLGREQILKVHAKNKPISDEVDMASVARRTPGFTGADLANVLNEAALLTARQNEKEISAATLDEAIDRVIGGPQKKSRLMQDRERLNTAYHEAGHALVAASLNNSDPVSKVTILPRGRALGYTMVLPLEDRYSVSRNQLLDQIAYAMGGRVAEEIVFHDPTTGASNDFEKATNIARDMVIKYGFSAKLGATSFGNSGEVFIGRDMAQAREYSEATAQQIDAEVRLILDAAHDEAYKALMTNRKVLDAMAKELMERETLQAEDIAKIFKPVKKLPKRPQWLSKKSRPVSKQGPIAIPDKGSNAARARVAKAEAAAKAKSVAKKPAAKKASVKKVAAKTPVAKKPVNKK; the protein is encoded by the coding sequence ATGAACTTCAAAAAAATTCTTGCTGGTCCATTTGTTTGGATCTTCGTTGCCGTCATGGTGTTGCTAATTGGCTCAAACATGGTCAATGGCAACAGCATCAAGACCGTGGATACCGCCTACGGACTCAAGCTGATTCAGCTTGGCCAGGCTAAAGAGGTCACCGTGCTAGGCACCGATCAGCGCGTTGACGTGGTGCTTGATTCACCGGACCCAAAGTATGGCGACCACATTCAGTTCTATTACGTGGCACCGCGCGGCGTTCAGGTTGCTGAGATCATTGCCCAGTCTGAAATCACCGATGGCTACAACGATGACGTGCAGACCACCCCGTGGTACCTGGCGCTGCTTGGCACACTTTTGCCGTTCGTCATCATCGGTGCAATTTTCTGGTTCCTGATGTCAGGTTTGCAGGGTGGCAACAGCAGGGTTATGAACTTTGGAAAGTCAAAGGCAAAACTGGTCACCAAGGAAACTTCAAACGTGACCTTTGCCGATGTTGCCGGTAGCGACGAAGCGCTCGAAGAGCTAACTGAAATCAAAGAATTTTTGAAGGAACCAGAGAAGTTCCAAAAGGTGGGAGCCAAGATTCCACGCGGTGTGCTGTTGTATGGTCCGCCGGGAACCGGTAAGACACTTTTGGCCAAGGCGGTTGCCGGTGAGGCCGGGGTACCGTTCTTTGCAATCTCAGGTTCTGACTTTGTTGAAATGTTTGTTGGTGTTGGTGCATCTCGCGTGCGCGATTTGTTTGAGCAGGCCAAGCAATCAGCGCCGGCAATTATTTTCGTCGACGAAATTGATGCGGTTGGTCGTCACCGCGGTGCCGGAATTGGTGGCGGAAACGACGAACGCGAGCAGACCCTGAACCAGTTGCTGGTTGAGATGGATGGTTTTGATTCCAAGACCAACGTGATCTTGATCGCTGCAACAAACCGACCTGACATTCTTGACCCGGCATTGCTGCGCCCAGGTCGTTTTGATCGCCAGATTGGTGTTGGCGCACCGGACCTTCTTGGTCGCGAGCAAATCTTGAAGGTGCACGCAAAGAACAAGCCAATCTCTGACGAGGTAGACATGGCCAGCGTTGCACGACGCACACCTGGCTTCACCGGTGCCGACTTGGCAAATGTTTTGAACGAGGCAGCGTTGTTGACCGCGCGTCAAAACGAAAAAGAAATTTCTGCCGCAACCCTTGACGAGGCGATTGACCGCGTTATCGGTGGACCGCAGAAGAAGTCGCGACTCATGCAAGACCGCGAGCGTCTGAACACCGCGTACCACGAGGCAGGTCACGCACTGGTTGCCGCATCTTTGAACAACAGTGACCCGGTTTCAAAGGTGACAATTTTGCCGCGCGGTCGTGCGCTTGGTTACACCATGGTTTTGCCACTTGAGGATCGCTACAGCGTTTCACGCAACCAGTTGCTTGACCAGATTGCTTACGCAATGGGTGGCCGCGTTGCCGAAGAAATTGTTTTTCACGACCCAACCACCGGTGCGTCAAACGACTTTGAGAAGGCCACCAACATCGCTCGCGACATGGTGATCAAGTACGGCTTCTCGGCCAAGCTTGGCGCCACTTCGTTCGGCAACAGCGGCGAGGTTTTCATTGGTCGAGACATGGCTCAGGCTCGCGAATACTCTGAGGCAACAGCCCAGCAGATTGACGCCGAGGTTCGCCTGATTCTTGATGCTGCTCACGACGAGGCCTACAAGGCACTGATGACCAACCGCAAGGTGCTTGATGCCATGGCCAAGGAGCTAATGGAGCGCGAGACTCTGCAGGCCGAGGACATCGCCAAGATTTTCAAGCCAGTCAAGAAGCTACCTAAGCGCCCACAGTGGTTGAGCAAGAAGTCGCGCCCAGTTTCAAAGCAGGGTCCGATCGCAATTCCAGACAAGGGTTCCAATGCGGCGCGCGCTCGCGTAGCCAAGGCTGAGGCTGCCGCCAAGGCAAAGTCAGTGGCCAAAAAGCCAGCGGCTAAAAAAGCTTCGGTAAAGAAGGTCGCTGCCAAGACGCCGGTCGCAAAGAAACCCGTTAACAAGAAGTGA
- the hpt gene encoding hypoxanthine phosphoribosyltransferase, with translation MDLSKVSDQITKVLVTEEQINEKVAELAAELDKKYADKDVLLVGVLKGAVMFMADLSRAMQIPVQMDWMAVSSYGSGTVSSGVVRILKDLDADVLGRHVVIVEDIIDSGLTLSWLVGNLEARGAASVEVVALLRKPAAAKVEVNVGLVGFDIPNEFVVGYGLDYAERYRTLKGVAVLSPAVYS, from the coding sequence GTGGACCTTTCGAAGGTAAGCGACCAAATTACAAAGGTGCTCGTCACCGAGGAACAAATCAACGAAAAGGTTGCTGAACTAGCGGCAGAGCTAGATAAGAAGTACGCCGATAAAGATGTTCTGCTGGTTGGTGTGTTAAAGGGTGCGGTCATGTTTATGGCTGACCTATCGCGCGCGATGCAGATTCCGGTGCAAATGGACTGGATGGCCGTATCTTCCTATGGTTCAGGAACCGTTTCTTCAGGTGTAGTGCGCATTCTTAAGGATTTAGACGCCGATGTGCTTGGACGTCACGTTGTAATCGTTGAAGACATCATTGATTCAGGCCTGACCCTCAGCTGGTTGGTTGGCAATCTTGAGGCCCGCGGTGCCGCCAGCGTTGAGGTTGTGGCATTGCTTCGTAAACCTGCTGCGGCAAAGGTGGAAGTAAATGTGGGTCTTGTTGGTTTTGATATTCCGAATGAGTTTGTAGTTGGCTATGGACTCGACTATGCCGAGAGATACCGCACGCTAAAGGGCGTTGCAGTTCTTTCGCCAGCTGTTTATTCATAA
- the folE gene encoding GTP cyclohydrolase I FolE: protein MIDAERVKKAVVELISAIGEDPTRSELLATPEKVAVAYGEFFKGVGVDEKEVLAETFAAEHNEVVILKDIDFVSMCEHHLLPFTGVAHVAYLPSDRVIGLGRLPKLVELVAARPQLQENLTAQIADALEQGLGTKGVVVVIEARHHCVISRGARQPEANTITMAARGCYSEPASRAEVMALISK, encoded by the coding sequence GTGATTGATGCCGAACGCGTAAAAAAGGCGGTTGTTGAATTAATTTCGGCAATCGGTGAAGACCCAACCCGTTCGGAACTGTTAGCCACTCCAGAAAAAGTTGCTGTTGCCTACGGTGAATTCTTCAAAGGCGTTGGCGTAGATGAAAAAGAAGTTCTTGCAGAAACATTTGCTGCGGAGCACAACGAGGTTGTAATTCTCAAAGACATCGATTTTGTATCGATGTGTGAGCACCACCTATTGCCGTTTACCGGTGTCGCCCACGTGGCCTACCTGCCGTCGGATCGCGTGATTGGTTTGGGTAGATTACCCAAGCTGGTTGAGCTAGTTGCGGCTCGCCCGCAATTGCAAGAAAACCTAACCGCGCAAATCGCCGATGCACTTGAGCAGGGTCTGGGTACCAAGGGTGTGGTGGTAGTAATTGAAGCTCGCCACCACTGCGTAATTTCTCGTGGCGCAAGACAACCAGAGGCTAACACCATCACAATGGCTGCCCGCGGTTGCTACTCAGAGCCCGCATCGCGTGCCGAGGTAATGGCACTTATTTCTAAGTAA
- the folB gene encoding dihydroneopterin aldolase, whose translation MAKTLKIKLTGLRVFAHHGVFDFERQNGQDFYIDATVWVAAKGLDFSDDLSRTVHYGDLAKALVDNVKTQPVDLLETLAQRLLDLVLNWGGPAGPVAKAKITVHKPNAPIVYEFNDVSVTVKGKREDSFKSGDEN comes from the coding sequence ATGGCCAAAACCCTAAAGATAAAGCTCACCGGGCTTAGGGTTTTCGCGCACCACGGGGTTTTTGATTTTGAACGCCAAAACGGCCAAGACTTTTACATCGATGCAACCGTTTGGGTGGCTGCCAAGGGCCTGGATTTCAGCGATGACCTCAGCCGCACGGTGCACTATGGCGATCTGGCCAAGGCGCTGGTCGACAACGTCAAGACCCAGCCGGTTGACCTGTTGGAAACCCTGGCTCAGCGACTTTTGGATTTAGTGCTCAACTGGGGCGGCCCGGCCGGTCCGGTTGCCAAGGCAAAAATTACCGTGCACAAACCCAACGCTCCCATCGTTTACGAATTCAACGACGTCTCAGTCACAGTGAAGGGCAAGCGCGAGGATTCATTTAAATCTGGAGACGAAAACTAA
- a CDS encoding NlpC/P60 family protein: MTIRVSRALIAAFAVSGLIFTGLTVAPSFAVPSYPSAAEVAAAKNNVTKKKAMIARLEKIIADLAAEAADLGRTAQIKGETFNQAQEKVDIISARVNSLQSQADAANAAADEAQAQLGKIAAQMQKDGATGGTAMTLFLNSGEADNLLYQLGAQEKVAQQSDVIYRRSIEKQQYAQSVTDELNVAKKELAATAAIAKAAFVEAQNAANAVQAKVDENNRLNKTFYGQLASLRNTAADLERQRAEGLAAEARQNAGKTMPTAPELYDVGPANAAKVDGAFAFAKQQLGERYVLGGMGPDVWDCSGITKASYAAVGVYIGTHSATNQFRTMAYAKKLIPLQQAVSGDLMWYTESSSFDGDKYHVVLYMGGGMMLESPNPARTVRIVPLRYGELFPYAGRPTAN, from the coding sequence ATGACAATCCGTGTTTCTCGCGCCCTGATCGCTGCATTTGCGGTCTCTGGGCTGATTTTCACCGGTTTGACCGTGGCCCCTTCTTTTGCGGTGCCCAGCTATCCGTCGGCTGCCGAGGTAGCTGCCGCCAAAAATAATGTGACCAAAAAGAAGGCGATGATTGCGCGGCTTGAAAAAATCATTGCCGACCTTGCCGCCGAAGCCGCCGACCTGGGTCGCACCGCTCAGATAAAAGGTGAGACATTTAACCAGGCCCAAGAAAAAGTAGACATTATTTCTGCCAGGGTAAACAGTTTGCAGTCGCAGGCTGACGCCGCAAATGCCGCAGCCGATGAAGCGCAGGCACAGCTTGGCAAGATTGCCGCGCAGATGCAAAAAGATGGTGCCACCGGCGGAACCGCCATGACTCTGTTTTTGAATTCCGGTGAAGCAGACAACTTGCTTTACCAACTTGGCGCACAAGAAAAAGTTGCCCAGCAGTCAGATGTGATTTACCGCCGCTCGATTGAGAAGCAACAGTATGCGCAATCGGTGACCGATGAACTTAATGTTGCCAAAAAAGAATTAGCAGCAACCGCCGCAATTGCCAAGGCCGCTTTCGTTGAAGCGCAAAACGCAGCGAACGCGGTGCAGGCAAAAGTAGATGAAAACAATCGTCTAAACAAAACTTTCTACGGCCAACTTGCTAGCTTGCGAAACACCGCTGCCGATCTTGAGCGTCAACGTGCGGAGGGTCTTGCTGCCGAAGCGCGACAGAACGCTGGCAAGACAATGCCAACCGCGCCAGAACTTTATGATGTTGGTCCGGCAAATGCTGCAAAGGTTGATGGCGCATTCGCATTTGCCAAGCAACAACTTGGTGAGCGTTACGTACTTGGCGGAATGGGGCCAGATGTTTGGGACTGTTCCGGAATCACCAAGGCATCGTATGCAGCAGTAGGTGTTTACATTGGTACGCACTCGGCAACCAATCAGTTCCGCACCATGGCTTATGCCAAGAAGCTGATTCCGTTGCAGCAAGCGGTGAGCGGTGACCTGATGTGGTACACCGAGTCCAGTTCTTTTGACGGCGATAAATATCACGTAGTGCTCTACATGGGTGGTGGCATGATGCTTGAGTCGCCGAACCCAGCGCGAACCGTGCGAATTGTTCCGCTTCGCTACGGTGAACTTTTCCCATACGCTGGGCGACCAACCGCAAACTAA